GGGAAGCCAGCTCCCATCTTGGTCTCCGCGCTACGTCTCCGCCAGCGAAGCCGGCACAGCCCGCTCCTGGGCCCAGGCGCGGAGGCGGGCGATGTCCTCGGCGCGGGTGCGGGAGAGCGGGACGGTGGTGCGCAGCGTCTCGAGCAGCGTTTCTGTCGAGAGCGGCTTCTTGTCGGCGAACGAAGCGTACATGGCGGCTTGCACGGCGCCTTCGATCTCGGCGCCGGAGAAGCCGCGGGCCGCGTCCACCAGGCGGTCAAGGTCGAACTCCGCAGGATTCCGCTTGCGGCGCGCGAGATGCAACGTGAAGATGGCGCGCCGCTCGGCCTGGTTGGGAAGGTCGAGGAAGAAGATCTCGTCAAAGCGTCCCTTGCGTAGAAGCTCCGGCGGGAGAGCGGCGACGTTGTTGGACGTGGCAGCGATGAAGACGGCGGAGCGGCGGTCCTGCATCCAGGAAAGGAACGCGCCGAGCATGCGCGCGGAAACACCGGCGTCAACGACGGCGGCTTCCGGACCGGTACCGGCGAAGACTTTTTCCAGCTCGTCGATCCAGAGGACGATAGGGGCGAGCTGATCAGCGACTTCGAACAGGCGCTGCACACGCTTTTCGGTTTCCCCGATGAACTTGTCGAAGACAGCGGAGGTCTGGAACTTGACCAGCGGGACTTTCCAGTCGCCGGCGATGGCGCGGGCGCAAAGGCTCTTGCCGCATC
The sequence above is a segment of the Terriglobales bacterium genome. Coding sequences within it:
- a CDS encoding AAA family ATPase encodes the protein RKLDDAGLHAMAGNLSGLTEDEAERTLAQALVARYEMSSQTVLDVLEGKKELLRRSGLLEFVEVREDLASVGGLENLKKWLLVRRGAFEPAARDYGLDPPRGVTLMGVQGCGKSLCARAIAGDWKVPLVKFQTSAVFDKFIGETEKRVQRLFEVADQLAPIVLWIDELEKVFAGTGPEAAVVDAGVSARMLGAFLSWMQDRRSAVFIAATSNNVAALPPELLRKGRFDEIFFLDLPNQAERRAIFTLHLARRKRNPAEFDLDRLVDAARGFSGAEIEGAVQAAMYASFADKKPLSTETLLETLRTTVPLSRTRAEDIARLRAWAQERAVPASLAET